The Vicia villosa cultivar HV-30 ecotype Madison, WI linkage group LG1, Vvil1.0, whole genome shotgun sequence genome includes a region encoding these proteins:
- the LOC131651540 gene encoding uncharacterized protein LOC131651540 yields the protein MPMAAASSLSSIQTKSKEAATFSSNVYLLDECWEYIFKFLINHDTEYTHRRYVQLKPLSLVSKQFLSVTNRLRSSLTVYNPACQFFHRFSNIASLDLSYYIGGDIDDLLIQVSRFPLRITSLNISNQLRIPAKGLRAFSENITTLTSLVCSNIATLIYTHMVFVAECFPLLEELDFSKAKNFKFDKTASFPAEALSLALPKLRKVNLSRNSYISNEILFHLCKNCKLLKEVIVIKCNCITISDIAADLHERPTLSSLTYSANYSDRLTSSFIDTLLSLKGLTSLDLFILRISDEMLSSIAMVGLPLTRLGLRNCSGCSYTGIFSFLSECSSIQHLNLERAYFLNNQHVAELSLFLDDLISINLRHCDKLTESALFALVRNCPSLIEINMEWTSIGKERVRNSNSSMDCIVNSQLKSLYLGHCQELGDETIIRFASIFSNLQLLDLNSCELISDEGIDQVLRKVYNIRHLKLARSSREELFVGMNFELPNLEVLNLSYTTVEDETLYAISKRCRGLLQLDLQDCRYVTQKGVKDVLENCTQLREINLWNCYNVDGDVCSMLLSSLSLRKIIAPSHFRFTRGTMKLFSHHGCHVKIIAPYHFLED from the coding sequence atgCCCATGGCTGCTGCTTCTTCTTTGTCATCCATACAAACTAAAAGCAAAGAAGCAGCTACGTTTTCAAGTAATGTTTACTTACTAGATGAATGTTGGGAATATATCTTCAAATTCCTTATCAACCACGATACCGAGTACACTCACCGTCGCTACGTTCAACTGAAGCCTCTTTCCCTCGTGTCCAAACAGTTCCTCTCCGTCACAAACCGTCTTCGATCATCTCTCACTGTCTATAATCCAGCATGCCAGTTCTTCCATAGATTCTCCAACATCGCCTCCCTCGATCTATCCTACTACATTGGTGGTGATATCGACGATCTTCTCATCCAAGTCTCTCGTTTTCCATTGAGAATCACATCACTCAATATCTCAAACCAACTCAGGATTCCAGCAAAGGGATTGCGAGCTTTCTCCGAAAACATTACGACTTTGACATCTCTGGTATGTTCCAACATTGCTACTCTCATTTATACCCACATGGTATTCGTTGCCGAATGCTTCCCTCTCCTCGAAGAACTTGACTTCAGTAAagctaaaaattttaaatttgacaAAACCGCCTCCTTCCCTGCAGAGGCTCTTTCGTTGGCACTGCCCAAACTCCGCAAAGTTAACTTGTCTCGTAATTCCTATATCTCCAACGAAATACTTTTCCACCTGTGCAAGAACTGTAAGCTTCTTAAAGAGGTTATCGTCATTAAATGTAATTGCATAACCATTTCTGACATTGCAGCTGATCTCCACGAGAGGCCAACGTTGAGCTCTTTAACTTATTCAGCAAACTATTCTGACCGCCTTACTTCATCTTTTATTGACACTTTGCTGAGTTTGAAGGGTTTGACTTCACTTGATTTGTTCATTTTGAGAATATCCGATGAAATGCTCTCCTCTATTGCAATGGTGGGTCTTCCTTTGACAAGGCTTGGTCTCCGAAATTGTTCAGGCTGTAGTTATACTGGAATATTTTCTTTCCTATCCGAGTGTTCAAgtatacaacatttgaatctTGAACGTGCTTATTTTCTAAATAATCAACATGTTGCCGAGTTGTCTTTATTTCTGGATGATTTGATCTCTATAAACCTTCGTCATTGCGATAAACTCACAGAATCAGCCTTGTTTGCACTTGTTAGGAACTGTCCTTCACTTATTGAGATCAATATGGAATGGACATCTATTGGAAAAGAGAGAGTAAGGAATTCTAATTCTTCAATGGATTGTATTGTAAACTCTCAATTAAAGTCTCTCTATTTGGGTCATTGTCAGGAGTTAGGAGATGAAACCATCATAAGGTTTGCTTCCATTTTCTCCAATTTGCAGCTGCTTGATTTGAATTCTTGCGAACTTATATCTGATGAAGGTATTGATCAAGTTTTAAGGAAAGTTTATAACATTAGACATTTGAAGTTAGCCCGTTCTTCAAGAGAAGAGCTATTTGTTGGAATGAACTTTGAACTTCCTAACTTGGAGGTGTTGAATTTGTCATATACAACTGTTGAGGATGAAACACTTTATGCAATCTCAAAGCGTTGTCGTGGGCTTTTGCAATTGGACCTTCAAGATTGTCGTTATGTCACACAGAAAGGAGTGAAAGATGTGCTTGAAAACTGCACACAACTAAGAGAGATCAATTTGTGGAATTGTTATAATGTGGATGGTGATGTTTGCTCAATGTTATTGTCAAGCCTATCTTTAAGAAAGATAATTGCTCCATCTCATTTTCGTTTCACTAGAGGAACTATGAAACTCTTTTCACATCATGGATGCCATGTTAAGATAATTGCTCCGTACCACTTTTTAGAAGATTGA